One Paraglaciecola mesophila genomic region harbors:
- a CDS encoding 3-phosphoshikimate 1-carboxyvinyltransferase, translating to MNKKFSGPIEQDPAIVNLLARMPQSVRASFSEEQLSHLRNAVSSRQWGHHPIDVRGTVPWFKYRYYYVLLAGKNHRNMTRAQLRASRFINALFLAGFMTFSALVGILLLYLLKSALGIDLLPDYSFGVWDWFKSQAD from the coding sequence ATGAATAAAAAATTCAGTGGGCCAATAGAGCAAGATCCTGCCATTGTAAATTTGCTAGCGCGCATGCCCCAATCCGTTAGGGCGTCATTTAGTGAAGAGCAGTTATCTCACCTACGTAATGCGGTCAGTAGCCGCCAATGGGGGCACCACCCTATTGATGTGCGTGGGACTGTACCTTGGTTCAAGTATCGCTACTATTACGTATTACTGGCAGGGAAGAACCATCGCAACATGACGCGCGCGCAGTTGCGAGCAAGTCGCTTTATTAATGCTTTGTTTTTGGCCGGTTTTATGACATTTTCTGCGCTTGTGGGCATATTATTGCTTTATTTGCTCAAATCAGCGCTGGGAATTGATTTACTACCTGACTACTCATTTGGTGTATGGGACTGGTTTAAAAGCCAAGCTGACTAA
- a CDS encoding VpsP family polysaccharide biosynthesis protein — MAIAFPQNITEARVFIKQYVAVISFALLALVCLFVALRFTGASFDFYKVQNIVSAWQEQGNTQTLEEYQLAKRTIQSAVDSQPSHPLYQDLLAQVHEWGAIAGYEPPEQALNLAKQHYLRATRLRPLWPVTWASLAMIKWRQQEFDDEMLTYLQRAAELGPYKPEIHLLYVRLGMALYASNHPMLLRLRKEFYHRIALGLRAPQSREKVLALIKQYGARKRVCRWLRNEPIPVQQMVPNCAGNKV; from the coding sequence ATGGCAATAGCATTTCCGCAGAATATAACCGAAGCTAGGGTGTTTATTAAACAGTACGTGGCGGTGATCAGCTTCGCGTTGCTTGCATTGGTGTGTTTGTTTGTAGCCTTGCGCTTTACGGGCGCTAGCTTCGATTTTTACAAAGTGCAAAACATTGTTAGCGCTTGGCAAGAACAAGGCAATACCCAAACCTTAGAAGAATACCAGTTAGCCAAGCGAACGATTCAATCAGCTGTTGATAGCCAGCCTAGTCACCCGCTGTATCAAGATTTACTGGCACAGGTACACGAGTGGGGCGCTATTGCGGGGTATGAGCCACCCGAGCAGGCGCTCAACCTGGCTAAGCAGCATTACCTACGCGCTACTCGCTTACGGCCTTTGTGGCCGGTAACATGGGCCTCATTAGCCATGATTAAGTGGCGTCAACAGGAATTCGATGATGAAATGCTCACGTACTTACAAAGGGCTGCAGAGTTAGGCCCATATAAGCCTGAAATACACCTTCTGTATGTGCGCTTAGGCATGGCGCTATACGCCAGTAATCACCCGATGTTGCTGCGTTTACGCAAAGAGTTTTACCACCGTATCGCTTTAGGTTTGCGAGCCCCCCAAAGCAGAGAGAAAGTATTGGCGCTGATCAAACAGTACGGCGCTCGAAAGCGGGTTTGTCGTTGGCTGCGCAATGAGCCAATACCCGTGCAGCAAATGGTGCCAAACTGCGCTGGCAACAAGGTATAG
- a CDS encoding GumC family protein has translation MSAKINGQLEAKLLDSEMIDLGQYWQTIRRYLWRIISLAVFITVLVALIVMSITPQYKATAKLLIESKQAKVLSIEEVYGLDSSRKEYFQTQYEILKSRQVAEKVVEKLKLYENPTFAPGYEASQANFVSKQLSALKSSVIGALPFLPQKEKVVQTEAQRLAARKGYATWKVMQSLQIVPINNTQIVEISFEHEDRQFAAIAANAVGDVYIENYLESKLDMTTKATTWLNESLQGLRTKLTTAEKRLSEFYETEKLVNIDGVVGLAAEELQKLSQQLLEAQAAYNRAETLYNQVNSGATIAELADIPEVLNHPAVQNVKRELIGAQSRVSELSKVYGPKHPKMIAAQAELTSIQESLHAQIRSLVSGVNTEFSTAKLNLAAIKQEVSDNKENFRKLTNLESRHKALQREVDINQQLYSSFFTRLNETSELGGFESANARMLDLAVPPGSPSKPKKGLIIAAAFIVSLGFGVFLAIAMDALNSGIRSVEDVERKLGQRMLGLIPWEAHSKKKNLAIRHFFDGKHHSFSEAVRTLRTSLQLLNIDKPSKTILVTSSVPKEGKSTVSINLAFAMGQLSKVLLIDTDLRRPTLASQFSLPGFQPGVANLISGTHTLEECIVTDEMSGIDLICAGTVPPNPQELLASDSFKALMQDLKGRYEHIIVDSAPTQAVSDAIVVSKVCDSVVYVVKADSTSDKLISNGLSRFLQVGHRVDGVVLNQVDLRKAKKHGEYTGFYDQYGYHSYNYESNTKASSNKQS, from the coding sequence ATGTCAGCAAAAATAAATGGACAATTAGAGGCTAAGTTACTGGACTCTGAAATGATTGACTTAGGTCAATATTGGCAAACAATACGCCGTTATTTATGGCGCATTATTAGTCTTGCGGTGTTTATTACCGTGCTAGTGGCCCTTATTGTGATGTCTATCACGCCGCAATATAAAGCCACTGCCAAGTTATTGATTGAATCAAAACAAGCAAAGGTGTTATCGATAGAAGAGGTTTATGGTTTAGATTCCTCACGTAAAGAGTATTTTCAAACTCAGTATGAAATTCTAAAATCTCGTCAAGTCGCCGAAAAAGTCGTTGAGAAGTTAAAGCTTTACGAAAACCCCACCTTTGCTCCTGGCTATGAAGCCAGCCAAGCTAATTTTGTCAGTAAACAACTTTCAGCGCTTAAATCTAGCGTTATAGGGGCACTACCTTTTTTACCCCAGAAAGAAAAAGTTGTTCAAACAGAAGCCCAGCGGCTGGCGGCTAGAAAAGGCTACGCCACTTGGAAAGTGATGCAGTCGTTGCAGATTGTTCCAATTAATAACACACAAATTGTCGAAATTAGCTTCGAGCATGAAGATCGCCAGTTTGCCGCAATCGCAGCAAATGCTGTGGGTGATGTGTATATCGAGAACTACCTCGAATCTAAGCTAGACATGACCACCAAAGCGACTACTTGGTTAAATGAAAGCTTGCAAGGGCTTCGTACTAAATTGACTACGGCTGAAAAACGGTTATCTGAGTTCTACGAAACGGAAAAACTAGTCAATATTGATGGCGTAGTGGGCCTTGCTGCAGAGGAACTGCAGAAGTTAAGCCAACAACTTCTCGAAGCTCAGGCTGCATATAATCGTGCAGAAACCCTGTATAACCAGGTTAACTCAGGGGCAACCATTGCCGAATTGGCAGATATACCTGAGGTGCTCAATCACCCAGCGGTGCAGAATGTAAAGCGTGAGCTAATTGGTGCCCAAAGTCGTGTTTCTGAGTTAAGTAAAGTTTACGGCCCTAAGCACCCAAAAATGATCGCTGCCCAAGCCGAGTTAACCTCGATCCAAGAGAGTTTACATGCACAGATTCGCTCATTAGTCTCAGGGGTAAACACTGAATTCAGTACTGCAAAGCTTAATTTAGCGGCAATCAAACAAGAAGTCAGTGATAACAAAGAGAACTTTAGGAAGCTGACGAATTTAGAAAGTCGCCATAAGGCACTGCAACGTGAAGTGGATATCAACCAGCAACTGTATAGTTCATTCTTTACGCGTTTAAATGAAACCTCAGAATTAGGCGGGTTTGAGTCTGCAAACGCACGTATGTTAGATCTGGCCGTACCGCCAGGCTCGCCTTCTAAGCCTAAGAAGGGGTTAATTATTGCAGCAGCCTTTATTGTCAGTTTAGGCTTCGGGGTATTCTTAGCCATCGCGATGGACGCGCTTAATAGTGGTATTCGTTCGGTTGAAGACGTAGAGCGCAAGCTAGGTCAGCGCATGCTAGGGCTCATTCCGTGGGAAGCCCACAGTAAAAAGAAAAACCTTGCCATCAGGCACTTTTTTGATGGTAAGCATCATAGTTTCAGTGAAGCGGTGCGTACCCTTAGAACCAGCTTACAATTGCTGAATATTGATAAACCTTCGAAAACAATATTGGTCACCTCAAGCGTTCCCAAAGAAGGCAAGAGTACCGTATCAATTAACTTAGCCTTTGCTATGGGGCAACTGAGTAAAGTGTTGTTAATTGATACTGACTTACGTCGCCCAACATTGGCTAGCCAATTTAGCTTACCTGGTTTTCAGCCAGGCGTGGCAAACTTAATTTCAGGCACACATACCTTAGAAGAGTGTATTGTGACAGATGAAATGTCAGGTATTGATTTAATTTGCGCCGGTACTGTGCCGCCAAACCCGCAAGAATTACTCGCTTCGGATAGCTTCAAAGCCCTGATGCAAGACCTAAAAGGTAGATACGAGCATATCATTGTTGATAGCGCGCCCACCCAAGCCGTCAGTGATGCCATTGTGGTGTCGAAGGTCTGTGATTCAGTGGTCTATGTAGTCAAAGCGGATAGTACAAGTGACAAGCTGATAAGTAATGGCTTAAGCCGTTTCTTACAAGTGGGACACAGAGTCGATGGGGTGGTGTTAAACCAAGTGGATTTGCGTAAAGCGAAAAAGCACGGTGAATACACAGGTTTCTATGATCAATATGGTTATCATAGTTATAATTACGAATCGAATACTAAGGCTAGCAGCAACAAACAATCTTGA
- a CDS encoding undecaprenyl-phosphate glucose phosphotransferase → MHNKSPGGIIQSNQSSFSTLYRLVDMVIITLVYFLVLLYQGLSINSSDLLLLFVSIISYMLCAEAVDLYRSWRTAPNTMMIKWAMIAWGISSLVTTTYAFIFPDSIAASNFVVLSWLVLCAPTLVSWRVAFREILFRHRKKGHNTRKAIVIGATQSGYNLATQIMENDQLGIIFKGMYDDRAPARIPHEIQHQVMGSIEEAVKLAKKGEIDYIYIAMPMSAEKRIMQILNLCSDSTATVYIIPNFFMYNLLNARWQSVGSIQTLSVFDTPFQGAGDVTKRLEDIVVSSIILTLIAIPMLFIAIAVKLTSKGPVIFKQNRYGLDGKKIKVYKFRSMTVQDNGDKVQQATKNDARITPLGAFLRKTSLDELPQFINVLQGRMSVVGPRPHAVAHNEEYRKLIEGYMLRHKVRPGITGWAQINGFRGETETINKMIKRVEYDLDYIHRWSVWMDIRIILATVTRGFINKNAY, encoded by the coding sequence ATGCATAACAAGAGCCCTGGGGGCATAATTCAGAGTAACCAAAGTAGTTTTTCTACACTTTATCGTTTAGTCGATATGGTTATTATCACCTTGGTGTATTTCCTTGTGCTGCTATACCAAGGGCTATCCATCAATTCGTCTGATTTATTACTGCTTTTTGTAAGCATTATTTCTTACATGTTATGTGCTGAAGCGGTAGACCTATATCGCTCTTGGCGAACGGCCCCTAATACTATGATGATCAAATGGGCTATGATCGCTTGGGGAATTTCCTCACTTGTTACGACTACTTACGCCTTTATTTTTCCTGATAGTATTGCTGCATCAAATTTTGTTGTATTGAGTTGGTTGGTGTTGTGCGCCCCTACCCTAGTAAGTTGGCGTGTTGCCTTTCGTGAAATATTATTTAGACACCGCAAGAAAGGCCATAACACCCGTAAAGCAATCGTTATCGGTGCTACTCAGTCTGGTTATAACCTAGCAACACAAATCATGGAAAATGACCAATTAGGCATCATTTTCAAAGGTATGTACGACGATCGAGCTCCTGCACGTATTCCTCACGAAATTCAACATCAAGTCATGGGCAGTATTGAAGAAGCAGTCAAACTGGCCAAAAAAGGTGAGATTGATTATATCTATATCGCCATGCCCATGAGCGCAGAAAAGCGCATCATGCAAATTCTTAATTTATGCAGTGACTCAACTGCAACGGTTTACATTATTCCTAATTTCTTCATGTATAACCTGCTTAATGCCCGCTGGCAGAGTGTTGGCTCAATTCAAACGTTGAGCGTATTCGATACGCCCTTCCAAGGTGCAGGTGATGTCACGAAACGCCTCGAGGATATTGTGGTCTCTTCTATCATTTTAACCCTGATTGCGATCCCTATGTTGTTCATTGCGATCGCGGTTAAATTAACCTCTAAGGGCCCTGTTATCTTCAAACAAAATCGTTACGGTCTGGATGGTAAGAAAATCAAAGTCTATAAGTTTCGCTCCATGACAGTGCAAGACAATGGCGATAAGGTTCAACAAGCGACCAAAAATGATGCACGTATTACTCCGTTGGGCGCGTTTTTACGCAAGACATCATTAGACGAACTACCTCAGTTTATTAACGTATTGCAAGGCCGCATGTCAGTTGTTGGCCCGCGCCCTCATGCGGTGGCTCATAATGAGGAGTACCGTAAACTCATTGAAGGCTATATGTTGCGTCATAAGGTACGCCCTGGCATTACCGGTTGGGCGCAAATTAATGGCTTTCGCGGTGAAACCGAAACCATCAATAAGATGATCAAACGGGTGGAATACGATTTAGATTATATTCATCGCTGGTCAGTGTGGATGGATATTCGCATTATCTTAGCCACAGTCACCCGTGGTTTTATCAATAAAAATGCGTACTAG
- a CDS encoding polysaccharide biosynthesis/export family protein, with protein MKAKSVFWLWLMLFSSAAWSLDASLSQYKLGSGDVIKITVFGQQDLSLTTKLPNHGVINYPFLGDLRVTGLTGAELEAKLYAGLKGDYLVEPSISVTVIEYRPFFIDGEVKRPGGYPYQPGLSVNKAAALAGGYTERASKTKIFIRRENESGQPEQLNADSNDIVLPGDIVTVQQSFF; from the coding sequence ATGAAAGCAAAATCCGTATTTTGGCTGTGGCTTATGCTTTTTAGTAGTGCCGCTTGGTCGCTAGATGCCAGTTTGAGCCAATATAAGTTAGGCTCAGGGGATGTGATCAAAATCACCGTGTTTGGTCAGCAAGATTTGTCGTTAACCACTAAGTTGCCGAATCACGGTGTGATCAACTATCCCTTCTTGGGTGATCTAAGGGTGACGGGGCTAACGGGAGCAGAGCTTGAAGCCAAGCTGTATGCTGGGCTCAAGGGGGATTATCTTGTAGAGCCGTCTATTTCGGTCACCGTGATTGAGTATCGCCCCTTCTTTATTGACGGCGAGGTAAAGCGCCCAGGTGGGTATCCCTATCAACCTGGGCTTTCGGTAAATAAAGCCGCAGCCTTAGCAGGGGGCTATACAGAGCGAGCATCAAAAACCAAGATATTTATACGTCGAGAAAATGAATCAGGCCAACCAGAGCAGTTAAACGCAGATTCAAACGATATAGTGTTACCCGGTGACATAGTTACTGTTCAGCAAAGCTTCTTTTAA
- a CDS encoding tyrosine-protein phosphatase codes for MIDLHSHILPGIDDGAPDLEASLAMAEQSVAVGVSHMVCTPHIHQSYFDNNLDSISHAYQSLVEHLALAGCSLKLSFAAEIRITPDIMLWHKQKQIPFIGRWQNKDVMLLELPHSHIPPGTDNLLRWLLKHDIQPVIAHPERNRDIIANPDKIYALKRAGCLFQATAGAFTGRFSEKVKQTAGLLLARDLVTYVASDTHSVNRRPNDMAQAFIEVAALKGNDYAERLFKTTPWLISQDNVWQ; via the coding sequence TTGATCGATTTACACAGCCACATATTGCCAGGAATAGACGATGGCGCCCCTGATTTAGAGGCGTCACTCGCTATGGCTGAGCAATCTGTGGCGGTCGGTGTGTCGCATATGGTGTGCACGCCACATATACATCAGAGCTATTTCGATAATAATCTAGACTCCATCTCACACGCTTATCAGTCGCTGGTTGAGCATCTCGCTTTAGCCGGTTGTTCTCTCAAGCTGTCATTTGCTGCTGAAATTCGCATTACCCCAGACATCATGCTTTGGCATAAGCAAAAACAAATTCCATTTATTGGGCGCTGGCAAAACAAAGACGTGATGTTACTTGAACTGCCGCACAGCCATATACCACCGGGTACTGACAACCTCTTACGTTGGTTATTGAAACACGATATTCAGCCAGTAATAGCCCATCCTGAGCGTAATCGAGACATTATCGCCAACCCAGATAAAATCTATGCCTTAAAAAGGGCAGGGTGCTTATTTCAAGCCACGGCGGGGGCGTTTACTGGTCGCTTTTCTGAAAAAGTGAAGCAAACCGCCGGTCTATTATTGGCCCGAGATCTGGTTACTTATGTTGCATCCGATACCCACAGTGTTAATCGTCGTCCCAATGATATGGCGCAAGCTTTCATCGAAGTGGCAGCATTGAAAGGGAATGATTACGCTGAACGATTGTTTAAAACAACACCATGGTTAATATCACAGGATAATGTATGGCAATAG
- a CDS encoding O-antigen ligase family protein translates to MNTTLHRYAFYVLLGLLIWLPIPLGSNRPWAWGVMEVVIFSLSLCCAYLRKDHAWMGLRAYRLPICLWLAFLVFAVMQVMPLPASVVHILSPVSYETQLIYGVEQFHLSLDVGQSYVSLLKGLSYFCLLIVVLVLVDTEKRLRLILLTLLASGAIQALYGTLEVLSGSTFSVVFSLPVTDIATGSFVYKNHFANFLILCLSAGIGLMVATLQSNQGGSPRDIMRSILSTLLGSKALIRISLAIMVIALVMSRSRMGNTAFFAAMTLIGILALVIIKNRSRSLSILIISMFVIDVLIVSAWFGLDKVQERLEATSLAQEGRDEVVLDALPMLQDFPIFGSGGGSFYSSFPSYKEANIHYFYDHAHNDYLQMAIEYGVPATLFLGLLVCWCFAKSVRAMRKRRPSIFKGTAFACCMAMLGMAIHMTVDFPLQAPANACYFVVFLALSLAINQLKITTGKKRRTKKVAT, encoded by the coding sequence TTGAATACCACACTTCATCGCTACGCGTTTTATGTCTTATTAGGGTTGCTTATTTGGCTGCCTATCCCTTTAGGTTCAAACCGTCCTTGGGCTTGGGGTGTAATGGAAGTTGTCATATTTTCATTGTCTTTGTGCTGTGCCTATTTACGCAAAGACCACGCTTGGATGGGGTTACGCGCTTATCGGTTACCCATCTGCCTATGGCTGGCCTTTTTAGTTTTCGCTGTTATGCAGGTTATGCCATTGCCCGCCTCAGTGGTGCACATTCTCAGCCCAGTCAGTTACGAAACTCAATTGATTTATGGGGTAGAACAGTTTCATTTATCGTTAGATGTGGGACAAAGCTACGTAAGCTTACTTAAAGGGCTGAGCTATTTCTGCTTACTCATAGTGGTACTTGTGCTGGTAGACACAGAGAAGCGGTTACGCTTAATACTACTCACCCTATTAGCCAGCGGCGCAATTCAGGCCCTTTACGGTACGCTAGAGGTGTTGTCAGGCAGCACCTTCAGTGTGGTATTCAGCTTACCTGTGACCGATATCGCCACTGGTAGCTTTGTGTACAAAAACCACTTTGCTAATTTCCTTATACTGTGTCTGTCAGCCGGTATTGGCTTAATGGTGGCCACGCTACAGAGCAACCAAGGCGGTAGCCCACGGGATATCATGCGCTCTATATTGTCCACGCTATTGGGCAGCAAGGCACTCATTCGTATTAGTTTGGCCATCATGGTTATTGCGTTGGTCATGTCGCGCTCTCGCATGGGGAATACGGCATTTTTTGCTGCCATGACGCTAATCGGTATTTTGGCATTGGTGATTATCAAAAATCGTAGCAGAAGCCTGTCTATTTTAATTATCAGTATGTTTGTGATTGATGTGCTTATTGTCAGCGCTTGGTTTGGTTTAGATAAGGTGCAAGAACGTTTAGAGGCCACGAGCTTGGCTCAAGAGGGTCGTGATGAAGTGGTATTAGACGCTTTGCCTATGTTGCAAGATTTTCCTATTTTCGGCAGCGGTGGTGGAAGCTTTTACAGTTCGTTTCCTAGTTATAAGGAGGCCAACATACATTATTTTTACGATCATGCACACAATGATTATTTGCAAATGGCGATTGAATACGGTGTACCGGCGACCTTATTTTTAGGGTTACTTGTTTGCTGGTGTTTCGCTAAAAGCGTGCGGGCGATGCGCAAGCGCAGGCCATCCATATTTAAGGGCACTGCTTTTGCCTGCTGTATGGCAATGCTTGGCATGGCGATACATATGACGGTTGACTTCCCTCTGCAAGCGCCTGCAAACGCCTGCTACTTTGTGGTGTTTTTGGCCTTGTCTCTGGCGATCAATCAATTGAAAATAACCACAGGCAAAAAACGACGTACTAAAAAGGTGGCAACATGA
- a CDS encoding outer membrane beta-barrel protein, whose translation MSKTKLASAIGMACVCTSSFAQEEVGIDLGAFELVPTLTTTVGFNDNVTRSNDEGIDSWFSTIVPRFTLVNNFGLNSLRLGYQLSRGDYFSSSADDYTDHLLFASLDYELNSRHRVNTSINFEDGHDDRGESFSIGRGSELDSPDEFKESEVDFTYSYGALSAQARLDLNLNFRDKDYKLGTEEYLVRDRTKTTVGGTFYYNIGAATDLLFETTITDVEYAFAISEATSFDSIETAYLVGAQWQSTASTSGYAKIGYQDKDFDAAGRENFSGVKWQAGVVWEPLERATFILDTKNQARETNGDGNFIRNKDVSVLWRHEWLQRLRTEAGIGFGTSDYEGSGRSDDIKDLRFAVVYEFRRWLTFNLGYTYSERDSNRDVIDYDQNIYRLTAKITL comes from the coding sequence ATGAGTAAGACTAAATTAGCAAGCGCTATAGGAATGGCATGTGTATGTACTTCTTCATTTGCGCAAGAAGAAGTCGGAATAGACCTCGGGGCATTTGAATTAGTACCCACCTTAACCACAACGGTGGGTTTTAATGATAACGTTACACGCTCTAACGATGAAGGAATAGACAGCTGGTTTAGCACGATTGTTCCCAGATTTACCCTAGTGAATAACTTTGGCTTGAACAGCTTACGCTTGGGTTATCAGCTTTCTCGGGGGGATTATTTTTCAAGTTCCGCCGATGATTATACAGATCATTTATTGTTCGCCTCACTCGATTACGAGCTGAACAGTCGTCACCGTGTCAACACGAGTATTAATTTTGAAGATGGTCATGATGATCGAGGTGAAAGCTTCTCTATTGGTCGCGGTAGTGAGCTAGATTCACCAGACGAGTTTAAAGAAAGCGAAGTTGATTTTACTTACTCATATGGTGCATTGAGTGCCCAAGCGCGGTTAGATTTAAATCTCAATTTTAGGGATAAAGATTATAAGCTTGGTACCGAAGAGTACTTAGTTCGTGATCGTACTAAGACTACCGTTGGCGGCACTTTCTATTATAACATCGGCGCAGCTACTGACTTACTGTTTGAAACCACGATTACTGATGTTGAATACGCGTTTGCTATTTCAGAGGCAACGAGTTTTGATAGTATTGAAACCGCTTATTTAGTGGGTGCTCAATGGCAGTCCACTGCATCAACGTCTGGATATGCCAAAATAGGTTATCAGGACAAAGATTTTGACGCTGCGGGCCGCGAGAATTTCTCTGGGGTCAAATGGCAAGCTGGGGTTGTGTGGGAGCCGCTTGAGCGCGCTACATTCATTCTTGATACCAAAAACCAAGCGCGTGAAACCAATGGTGACGGTAACTTTATTCGTAATAAAGATGTGTCTGTTCTTTGGCGTCATGAATGGTTACAACGCCTGCGCACTGAAGCCGGTATCGGCTTCGGTACCAGTGATTATGAAGGCAGTGGTCGTAGTGACGATATAAAAGATCTGCGTTTTGCCGTTGTTTATGAATTTAGACGTTGGTTGACCTTTAACTTGGGTTATACCTACAGCGAACGAGACAGTAATAGAGATGTCATTGATTACGATCAGAATATCTATCGCTTAACGGCAAAAATAACGTTATAA